The Choristoneura fumiferana chromosome 5, NRCan_CFum_1, whole genome shotgun sequence region ggatagggataatctcgaaaaaacaaccgctgggttagaGTCATGCCcaattggtatgtaggtagttggatgtctgaaataacactaggcaactttttgaccccacgatattccacgggatactagggataaaatctgaaataacaaccgctgggcttagagccatgaaatttagtgtgtaggtagctaaACCTCTTGAAAAACACACAtaagctactatttattccgatattcccacgggatagggataaaatctcgaaaataataaccgctggcttaagtcatgaaatttggtatgtaggtatggacatctggaataacataactgactttttgacccgatattcccacgggataactagggataaaatctcgaaataacaacctgggcttagagccatgaaatttggtatgtaggtagctggacctctggaatattcacataggctacttttatttcgatattccccacggatagggataaaatctcgatgtaaaaaccgctgggcttagaggcatgaaatttggtatgtaggtagcccgACGTCTNNNNNNNNNNNNNNNNNNNNNNNNNNNNNNNNNNNNNNNNNNNNNNNNNNNNNNNNNNNNNNNNNNNNNNNNNNNNNNNNNNNNNNNNNNNNNNNNNNNNNNNNNNNNNNNNNNNNNNNNNNNNNNNNNNNNNNNNNNNNNNNNNNNNNNNNNNNNNNNNNNNNNNNNNNNNNNNNNNNNNNNNNNNNNNNNNNNNNNNNNNNNNNNNNNNNNNNNNNNNNNNNNNNNNNNNNNNNNNNNNNNNNNNNNNNNNNNNNNNNNNNNNNNNNNNNNNNNNNNNNNNNNNNNNNNNNNNNNNNNNNNNNNNNNNNNNNNNNNNNNNNNNNNNNNNNNNNNNNNNNNNNNNNNNNNNNNNNNNNNNNNNNNNNNNNNNNNNNNNNNNNNNNNNNNNNNNNNNNNNNNNNNNNNNNNNNNNNNNNNNNNNNNNNNNNNNNNNNNNNNNNNNNNNNNNNNNNNNNNNNNNNNNNNNNNNNNNNNNNNNNNNNNNNNNNNNNNNNNNNNNNNNNNNNNNNNNNNNNNNNNNNNNNNNNNNNNNNNNNNNNNNNNNNNNNNNNNNNNNNNNNNNNNNNNNNNNNNNNNNNNNNNNNNNNNNNNNNNNNNNNNNNNNNNNNNNNNNNNNNNNNNNNNNNNNNNNNNNNNNNNNNNNNNNNNNNNNNNNNNNNNNNNNNNNNNNNNNNNNNNNNNNNNNNNNNNNNNNNNNNNNNNNNNNNNNNNNNNNNNNNNNNNNNNNNNNNNNNNNNNNNNNNNNNNNNNNNNNNNNNNNNNNNNNNNNNNNNNNNNNNNNNNNNNNNNNNNNNNNNNNNNNNNNNNNNNNNNNNNNNNNNNNNNNNNNNNNNNNNNNNNNNNNNNNNNNNNNNNNNNNNNNNNNNNNNNNNNNNNNNNNNNNNNNNNNNNNNNNNNNNNNNNNNNNNNNNNNNNNNNNNNNNNNNNNNNNNNNNNNNNNNNNNNNNNNNNNNNNNNNNNNNNNNNNNNNNNNNNNNNNNNNNNNNNNNNNNNNNNNNNNNNNNNNNNNNNNNNNNNNNNNNNNNNNNNNNNNNNNNNNNNNNNNNNNNNNNNNNNNNNNNNNNNNNNNNNNNNNNNNNNNNNNNNNNNNNNNNNNNNNNNNNNNNNNNNNNNNNNNNNNNNNNNNNNNNNNNNNNNNNNNNNNNNNNNNNNNNNNNNNNNNNNNNNNNNNNNNNNNNNNNNNNNNNNNNNNNNNNNNNNNNNNNNNNNNNNNNNNNNNNNNNNNNNNNNNNNNNNNNNNNNNNNNNNNNNNNNNNNNNNNNNNNNNNNNNNNNNNNNNNNNNNNNNNNNNNNNNNNNNNNNNNNNNNNNNNNNNNNNNNNNNNNNNNNNNNNNNNNNNNNNNNNNNNNNNNNNNNNNNNNNNNNNNNNNNNNNNNNNNNNNNNNNNNNNNNNNNNNNNNNNNNNNNNNNNNNNNNNNNNNNNNNNNNNNNNNNNNNNNNNNNNNNNNNNNNNNNNNNNNNNNNNNNNNNNNNNNNNNNNNNNNNNNNNNNNNNNNNNNNNNNNNNNNNNNNNNNNNNNNNNNNNNNNNNNNNNNNNNNNNNNNNNNNNNNNNNNNNNNNNNNNNNNNNNNNNNNNNNNNNNNNNNNNNNNNNNNNNNNNNNNNNNNNNNNNNNNNNNNNNNNNNNNNNNNNNNNNNNNNNNNNNNNNNNNNNNNNNNNNNNNNNNNNNNNNNNNNNNNNNNNNNNNNNNNNNNNNNNNNNNNNNNNNNNNNNNNNNNNNNNNNNNNNNNNNNNNNNNNNNNNNNNNNNNNNNNNNNNNNNNNNNNNNNNNNNNNNNNNNNNNNNNNNNNNNNNNNNNNNNNNNNNNNNNNNNNNNNNNNNNNNNNNNNNNNNNNNNNNNNNNNNNNNNNNNNNNNNNNNNNNNNNNNNNNNNNNNNNNNNNNNNNNNNNNNNNNNNNNNNNNNNNNNNNNNNNNNNNNNNNNNNNNNNNNNNNNNNNNNNNNNNNNNNNNNNNNNNNNNNNNNNNNNNNNNNNNNNNNNNNNNNNNNNNNNNNNNNNNNNNNNNNNNNNNNNNNNNNNNNNNNNNNNNNNNNNNNNNNNNNNNNNNNNNNNNNNNNNNNNNNNNNNNNNNNNNNNNNNNNNNNNNNNNNNNNNNNNNNNNNNNNNNNNNNNNNNNNNNNNNNNNNNNNNNNNNNNNNNNNNNNNNNNNNNNNNNNNNNNNNNNNNNNNNNNNNNNNNNNNNNNNNNNNNNNNNNNNNNNNNNNNNNNNNNNNNNNNNNNNNNNNNNNNNNNNNNNNNNNNNNNNNNNNNNNNNNNNNNNNNNNNNNNNNNNNNNNNNNNNNNNNNNNNNNNNNNNNNNNNNNNNNNNNNNNNNNNNNNNNNNNNNNNTGTTTTAGGACGACAACATCGATTAGAGTCAAGGAGTGAAGACCTTCACTCTGTCTGTTCATTTGAATCTCTTCTTCAGATGAACATTTCACAGAATGGGACGAAGAGTACGGCTCGTATTACAGCGTTCAAGGACTCGCATCTCTCCAGGGGTTCAGATTCAGAATCTGAAGCGGAGGAAACATTTActaatttgaatttgtattatatatagttatttttattattaattatttattacatgtatattaatttatttaagttattttagatTAGTTATTCTTATATCctcgttaaattttaattttcatgtgtttatgtacaattattaaaaaatatatcctcGGGGTAGCCTGATTCCCTAGAGGACGCGTCCCCAGGTGGCGGATAGGGGATTCTCGATGGAGGGTAACACCTCCATAGGGTAGGAGGGAAATAAAATACCTCCCGCGGACCAAAGGCGGAGAAGGTTACTCCGTATCAAACCCCTGCCCTGGGCTTCTCCGACATATTCGGAGTAGGTAGTGGCCGTAGCCGTGCTGCTTGTCTAGGCCGGGGCATGAAGAAGAGACGGCGGCGGATGAACCTGTAAATGACCGTACTGTAAAGTGATAATGGTACAAATATGGTGGGCGCTGAACGCGAGATAGCTGAAGCAATCGGAATCGAGCCACGATCAGCTGCAAGATTTCGCCAACGGCAAAACTATTAAGTGGTAGAAAATACCGCCTGGAGCTCAAATCAGGGTGGAACGTGGGAAAATTTCGGTGCGCTCCATAAAACCTCACTACGAGCCACTCTGAAGGGAGAATTTTCCCTCAAGAGGTACTCCATCCACACCTTGCTCTTGGAAGCGGTGCACTTAGTCAATTCGAGGCCGTTGTTCTAGTCGTGGATCAGACTATGCACGTGGAGCATGGCCGCGGCATATTCACATCTGTTTACCCGGGCCAGGACGGCCGGATTCGAATACAGAGGTACGAACAACGTAGGGGTTGATGCGCCGCCCAGCTACTCGTCTCATCGTAATAACTCCACAGTTATGTGCTCGCACACGAGGGGGACATTGTAAACAAAGTAGCTAGGTAGTTTATAAGAATTTTCCTATAGTTAATAAGAATTATCCTAagtagatttttattttgtatacacgTAGTTCGTAAGttgtcatattttttgtttcttaataatgaGTCGTAGTtgagtttttgttaatttattttatattaagaaTTTATGTTGTTTTGATGATTTATGGTTATTTCATGTATAAATTGTTTTGTCAATTTACCCATTATTTCCTACCTTCCTTCCTATTGGCCAACAAGCCACGCCCCCATCCTCTCGCCTGTACCCATGCGCACCGCTCGAGCGCGTGGCTTTAAAACCACGCGCGCGGCCTGCCATTTTCATTCTACTCAACGATCCCGCACCGTCAACATCTCCGCATACATCGTTCAAGTTCAAACCTTTGAAGATGTCAGAATCAGATTTATTGTTTGTGGAAATCATGGAAATGGACTTCGTCGTGTATGAAACGGCTGGTGTACAAGATGTCGACGTCCACCGATGACGACGTGTGGTGAGAACGCAATGGACCTTTTGGAACTCTGCGCCAGTTCCTTGTAGAAAATGGAAATTTTAGTGTGCCATCCGCGCGCTACATCTGTCGCTGGATTGTGCCACAGGACTGCTATTCGCCTGTGTTCTCGGGCGATACAAGGATGACCATCACTTATTTCATTTGAGGGCGTGATGACTTCGAGCTGAGTGACGATGACGCGCTCTATTCAGCACTCCATGAGCCTTGTGCAGATGAGGCGAAGCAAGGCTCACACTTTGACTTGCATCCTCCAGTTATTTCGATGATTGGAGGCTTCATGTGTTAAGTATTTAAGATTAGGCTTATAATCCGTTACGATTTAGCTGCTGCTGccccaaaaaaatatatcctCGGGGTAGCCTGATTCTAGAGGGTCACCTCGGATAGGGGAATTCTCGATGGGGGTAACACCATCCTCCGCGGACCAAAATACCTCCCGCGGACCAAAAGGCCGGAGAAGGTTACTCGCGCATCCCCGCCCTGGGCTTCGCCCGTATTAGTCCCGTAGTGGCCGTAGCAGTGCTGCTTGTCTAGGGCGGGCATGAAGAAGAGACGGCGGCGGATGAACCTGTAAATGACCGTACTGTAAAGTGATAATGGTACAAATATGGTGGGCGCTGAACGCGAGATAGCTGAAGCGAATCGAGCCACGATCAGCTGCAAGATTTCGCCAACGGCAAAACTATTAAGTGGTAGAAAATACCGCCTGGAGCTCCAAATCAGGGTGGAACGTGGGAAATTTCGGTGCGCTCCATAAAAACCTCACTACGAGCCACTCTGAAGGAGAAATTTTCCCCTCAAGAGGTACTCCATCCACACCTTGCTCTTGGAAGCGGTGCACTTAGTCAATTCGAGGCCGTTGTTCTAGTCGTGGATCAGACTATGCCACGTGGAGCATGCCCCGCGCGCATATTCACATCTGTTTACCCGGGCCCGGACGGCCGGATTCGAATAACAGAGGTACGAACAACGTAGGGGTTGATGCGCCGCCCAGCTACTCGTCTCATCGTAATAACTCCACAGTTATGTGCTCGCACACGAGGGGGACATTGTACAAAGTAGCTAGGTAGTTATAAGAATTTCCTAAGTagattgtttattttgtatacacGTAGTTCGTAAGTTGTCATATTTTATGTTCTTAATAATGAGTCGTAGTtgagtttttgttaatttattttatattaagaaTTTATGTTGTTTTGATGATTTATGGTTATTTCATGTATAAATTGTTTTGTCAATTTACCCATTATTTCCTACCTTCCTTCCTATTGGCCAACAAGCCACGCCCCCATCCTCTCGCCTGTACCCATGCGCACCGCTCGAGCGCGTGGCTTTAAAACCACGCGCGCGGCCTGCCATTTTCATTCTACTCAACGATCCCGCACCGTCAACATCTCCGCATACATCGTTCAAGTTCAAACCTTTGAAGATGTCAGAATCAGATTTATTGTTTGTGGAAATCATGGAAATGGACTTCGTCGAGGTGATAGAAATCGAGGACGTCGTTCAAGTTTCGACCCAGTCCTCAGATGACGACGTTGTGATCGTGGAGGACGCAATGGACGACGTGGACTCTGTTTCTGTAAGTTTTCTTTTAGAAAATAGAAATTTTAGTGATTATTTATCTGCCGCTACTTACTGTCTGTTGGTAATCATAGAAtgtaaaattttgataaatcgCGCATTCGCGTCTCTTCTTTATCTCTCACAAATCAGGATTGTATCCATTAgtcacttatttaatttttctttgttttaggACGACAACATCGACTTAGAGTCAAGGAGTGAAGACCTTCACTCTGTCTGTTCATTTGAATCTTCTTCAGATGAACATTTCACAGATGAGGACGAAGAGTACGCTCGTATTACAGCGTTCAAGGACTCGCATCTCTCCAGGGGTTCAGATTCAGAATCTGAAGCGGAGGAAACATTTActaatttgaatttgtattatatatagttatttttattattaattatttattacatgtatattaatttatttaagttattttagatTAGTTATTCTTATATTctcgttaaattttaatttcatgtgtttatgtacaattattaaaaaatatatcctcGGGGTAGCCTGATTCCCTAGAGGACGCGTCCCCAGGTGGCGGATAGGGGAATTCTCGATGGAGGGTAACACCTCCATAGGGTAGGAGGGAAATAAAATACCTCCCGCGGACCAAAAGGCCGGAGAAGGTTACTCCGTATCAAACCCCTGCCCTGGGCTTCTCCGACATATTCGGAGTAGGTAGTGGCCGTAGCCAGTGCTGCTTGTCTAGGCCGGGGCATGAAGAAGAGACGGCGGCGGATGAACCTGTAAATGACCGTACTGTAAAGTGATAATGGTACAAATATGGTGGGCGCTGAACGCGAGATAGCTGAAGCAATCGAATCGAGCCACGATCAGCTGCAAGATTTCGCCAACGGCAAAACTATTAAGTGGTAGAAAATACCGCCTGGAGCTCCAAATCAGGGTGGAACGTGGGAAATTTCGGTGCGCTCCATAAAAACCTCACTACGAGCCACTCTGAAGGAGAAATTTTCCCCTCAAGAGGTACTCCATCCACACCTTGCTCTTGGAAGCGGTGCACTTAGTCAATTCGAGGCCGTTGTTCTAGTCGTGGATCAGACTATGCCACGTGGAGCATGGCCCCGCGGCATATTCACATCTGTTTACCCGGGCCAGGACGGCCGGATTCGAATAACAGAGGTACGAACAACGTAGGGGTTGATGCGCCGCCCAGCTACTCGTCTCATCGTAATAACTCCACAGTTATGTGCTCGCACACGAGGGGGACATTGTACAAAGTAGCTAGGTAGTTATAAGAATTTTCCTATAGTTATAAGAATTATCCTAAGTagattgtttattttgtatacacGTAGTTCGTAAGTTGTCATATTTTATGTTCTTAATAATGAGTCGTAGTtgagtttttgttaatttattttatattaagaaTTTATGTTGTTTTGATGATTTATGGTTATTTCATGTATAAATTGTTTTGTCAATTTACCCATTATTTCCTACCTTCCTTCCTATTGGCCAACAAGCCACGCCCCCATCCTCTCGCCTGTACCCATGCGCACCGCTCGAGCGCGTGGCTTTAAAACCACGCGCGCGGCCTGCCATTTTCATTCTACTCAACGATCCCGCACCGTCAACATCTCCGCATACATCGTTCAAGTTCAAACCTTTGAAGATGTCAGAATCAGATTTATTGTTTGTGGAAATCATAGAAATGGACTTCGTCGAGGTGATAGAAATCGAGGACGTCGTTCAAGTTTCGACCCAGTCCTCAGATGACGACGTTGTGATCGTGGAGGACGCAATGGACGACGTGGACTCTGTTTCTGTAAGTTTTCTTTTAGAAAATAGAAATTTTAGTGATTATTTATCTGCCGCTACTTACTGTCTGTTGGTAATCATAGAAtgtaaaattttgataaatcgCGCATTCGCGTCTCTTCTTTATCTCTCACAAATCAGGATTGTATCCATTAgtcacttatttaattttttctttgttttaggACGACAACATCGACTTAGAGTCAAGGAGTGAAGACCTTCACTCTGTCTGTTCATTTGAATCTTCTTCAGATGAACATTTCACAGATGAGGACGAAGAGTACGCTCGTATTACAGCGTTCAAGGACTCGCATCTCTCCAGGGGTTCAGATTCAGAATCTGAAGCGGAGGAAACATTTActaatttgaatttgtattatatatagttatttttattattaattatttattacatgtatattaatttattttagattaGTTATTCTTATATTctcgttaaattttaatttcatgtgtttatgtacaattattaaaaaatatatcctcGGGGTAGCCTGATTCCCTAGAGGACGCGTCCCCAGGTGGCGGATAGGGGAATTCTCGATGGAGGGTAACACCTCCATAGGGTAGGAGGGAAATAAAATACCTCCCGCGGACCAAAAGGCCGGAGAAGGTTACTCCGTATCAAACCCCTGCCCTGGGCTTCTCCGACATATTCGGAGTAGGTAGTGGCCGTAGCCAGTGCTGCTTGTCTAGGCCGGGGCATGAAGAAGAGACGGCGGCGGATGAACCTGTAAATGACCGTACTGTAAAGTGATAATGGTACAAATATGGTGGGCGCTGAACGCGAGATAGCTGAAGCAATCGAATCGAGCCACGATCAGCTGCAAGATTTCGCCAACGGCAAAACTATTAAGTGGTAGAAAATACCGCCTGGAGCTCCAAATCAGGGTGGAACGTGGGAAATTTCGGTGCGCTCCATAAAAACCTCACTACGAGCCACTCTGAAGGAGAAATTTTCCCCTCAAGAGGTACTCCATCCACACCTTGCTCTTGGAAGCGGTGCACTTAGTCAATTCGAGGCCGTTGTTCTAGTCGTGGATCAGACTATGCCACGTGGAGCATGGCCCCGCGGCATATTCACATCTGTTTACCCGGGCCCGGACGGCCGGATTCGAATAACAGAGGTACGAGCAACGTAGGGGTTGATGCGCCGCCCAGCTACTCGTCTCATCGTAATAACTCCACAATTATGTGCTCGCACACGAGGGGGACATTGTACAAAGTAGCTAGGTAGTTATAAGAATTTTCCTATAGTTATAAGAATTATCCTAAGTagattgtttattttgtatacacGTAGTTCGTAAGTTGTCATATTTTATGTTCTTAATAATGAGTCGTAGTtgagtttttgttaatttattttatattaagaaTTTATGTTGTTTTGATGATTTATGGTTATTTCATGTATAAATTGTTTTGTCAATTTACCCATTATTTCCTACCTTCCTTCCTATTGGCCAACAAGCCACGCCCCCATCCTCTCGCCTGTACCCATGCGCACCGCTCGAGCGCGTGGCTTTAAAACCACGCGCGCGGCCTGCCATTTTCATTCTACTCAACGATCCCGCACCGTCAACATCTCCGCATACATCGTTCAAGTTCAAACCTTTGAAGATGTCAGAATCAGATTTATTGTTTGTGGAAATCATGGAAATGGACATCGTCGAGGTGATAGAAATCGAGGACGTCGTTCAAGTTTCGACCCAATCCTCAGATGACGACGTTGTGATCGTGGAGGACGCAATAGACGACGTGGACTCTGTTTCTGTAAGTTTtcttttagaaaataaaaattttagtGATTATTTATCTGCCGCTACTTACTGTCTGTTGGTAATCATAGAAtgtaaaattttgataaatcgCGCATTCGCGTCTCTTCTTTATCTCTCACAAATCAGGATTGTATCCATTAgtcacttatttaattttttctttgttttaggACGACAACATCGACTTAGAGTCAAGGAGTGAAGACCTTCACTCTGTCTGTTCATTTGAATCTTCTTCAGATGAACATTTCACAGATGAGGACGAAGAGTACGCTCGTATTACAGCGTTCAAGGACTCGCATCTCTCCAGGGGTTCAGATTCAGATTCAGAATCTGAAGCGGAGGAAACATTTActaatttgaatttgtattatatatagttatttttattattaattatttattacatgtatattaatttatttaagttattttagatTAGTTATTCTTATATTctcgttaaattttaatttcatgtgtttatgtacaattattaaaaaatatatcctcGGGGTAGCCTGATTCCCTAGAGGACGCGTCCCCAGGTGGCGGATAGGGGAATTCTCGATGGAGGGTAACACCTCCATAGGGTAGGAGGGAAATAAAATACCTCCCGCGGACCAAAAGGCCGGAGAAGGATACTCCGTATCAAACCCCTGCCCTGGGCTTCTCCGACATATTCGGAGTAGTGGCCGTAGCCAGTGCTGCTTGTCTAGGCCGGGGCATGAAGAAGAGACGGCGGCGGATGAACCTGTAAATGACCGTACTGTAAAGTGATAATGGTACAAATATGGTGGGCGCTGAACGCGAGATAGCTGAAGCAATTGAATCGAGCCACGATCAGCTGCAAGATTTCGCCAACGGCAAAACTATTAAGTGGTAGAAAATACCGCCTGGAGCTCCAAATCAGGGTGGAACGTGGGAAATTTCGGTGCGCTCCATAAAAACCTCACTACGAGCCACTCTGAAGGAGAAATTTTCCCCTCAAGAGGTACTCCATCCACACCTTGCTCTTGGAAGCGGTGCACTTAGTCAATTCGAGGCCGTTGTTCTAGTCGTGGATCAGACTATGCCACGTGGAGCATGGCCCCGCGGCATATTCACATCTGTTTACCCGGGCCAGGACGGCCGGATTCGAATAACAGAGGTACGAACAACGTAGGGGTTGATGCGCCGCCCAGCTACTCGTCTCATCGTAATAACTCCACAGTTATGTGCTCGCACACGAGGGGGACATTGTACAAAGTAGCTAGGTAGTTATAAGAATTTTCCTATAGTTATAAGAATTATCCTAAGTagattgtttattttgtatacacGTAGTTCGTAAGTTGTCATATTTTATGTTCTTAATAATGAGTCGTAGTtgagtttttgttaatttattttatattaagaatttatgttgttttgatgatttattgttatttcatGTATAAATTGTTTTGTCAATTTACCCATTATTTCCAACCTTCCTTCCTATTGGCCAACAAGCCACGCCCCCATCCTCTCGCCTGTACCCATGCGCACCGCTCGAGCGCGTGGCTTTAAAACCACGCGCGCGGCCTGCCATTTTCATTCTACTCAACGATCCCGCACCGTCAACATCTCCGCATACATCGTTCAAGTTCAAACCTTTGAAGATGTCAGAATCATATATATAGGGGAATTCTCGATGGAGGGTAACACCTCCATAGGGTAGGAGGGAAATAAAATACCTCCCGCGGACCAAAAGGCCGGAGAAGGATACTCCGTATCAAACCCCTTCCCTGGGCTTCTCCGACATATTCGGAGTAGTGGCCGTAGCCAGTGCTGCTTGTCTAGGCCGGGTCATGAAGAAGAGACGGCGGCGGATGAACCTGTAAATGACCGTACTGTAAAGTGATAATGGTACAAACATGGTGGGCGCTGAACGCGAGATAGCTGAAGCAATTGAATCGAGCCACGATCAGCTGCAAGATTTCGCCAACGGCAAAACTATTAAGTGGTAGAAAATACCGCCTGGAGCTCCAAATCAGGGTGGAACGTGGGAAATTTCGGTGCGCTCCATAAAAACCTCACTACGAGCCACTCTGAAGGAGAAATTTCCCCTCAAGAGGTACTCCATTCCTTGCTCTTGGAAGCGGAGCACTTAGTCAATTCGAGGCCCCTGACGCCGGTGAACCCCATCCTCGAAGAAGCGGCACTGACCCCCAACCACTTCTTAATTGGGAGGTCAAATGGGCTAGCACCGTTTGGTATGTTCACAGACAAACAGATTACTCCCAAGTCATGGAAGGCCGCGCAAGCGATGACTGATGCGTTTTGGACACGATGGATGGATGACAGAAAACCGGATTACCTTGAAGAAGCGCCAAAGTTCAATTTTTCCATtagttgcattaaaaacattCATCGCAAATTTCACTACTCTAAACTCAACGGTTGTAATTTCGAGGTTTTATCCCTATTTATTCTAGAAGTCcagctacttacataccaaatttactatgagtaacaaatatactctCTCAGTCTCagttacaaacttttgcattaacaatactagagtttacccgcggcttcgcacgcttaaactatttaaactatttgatttgttagttacaattgaaattccgggattttgaaaaaatctccagggaattcccaaaattgagatcgtggtctttatttatcggttgtgttaagaacaactgtaaaAATGTAATGACTCTAAACCTAGCGGTCGAAATTTtaggattttatccctatcccatgggaatatcgggataaaaagtagcctatgtgttattccggaCGCCCATctatctacttaccaaatttcatttaaatgcgtccagccgtttttgcgtgaaggagtaacaaacatatacacacatacacacacacacacacacacacacacacacacacacacacacacacacacacacacacacaccatttataatataagtaggattagtaggataatatccatattatgtattactaaATACGGCTAGGTTGCGTCGTTCTGTTTTGGAGTTCGAGATCCTAATCTATATACGAGTATTCATCTTCGTCCAGTGGCTAGAGACAACGTTGTACTTATTTAGTGTGAAAGAAACaaaattccaaattcaaaaatcatAATTGGATTCTCGAATTAGAATCGGCAGCGATCCGCGATATCGAACGTAGCAGTTCGGTAATTAACGAAGTTGAGTTCCATTTACGAATT contains the following coding sequences:
- the LOC141428331 gene encoding uncharacterized protein, with protein sequence MSESDLLFVEIIEMDFVEVIEIEDVVQVSTQSSDDDVVIVEDAMDDVDSVSDDNIDLESRSEDLHSVCSFESSSDEHFTDEDEEYARITAFKDSHLSRGSDSESEAEETFTNLNLYYI
- the LOC141427687 gene encoding uncharacterized protein — translated: MSESDLLFVEIMEMDIVEVIEIEDVVQVSTQSSDDDVVIVEDAIDDVDSVSDDNIDLESRSEDLHSVCSFESSSDEHFTDEDEEYARITAFKDSHLSRGSDSDSESEAEETFTNLNLYYI